A single region of the Streptomyces sp. NBC_01262 genome encodes:
- a CDS encoding isoprenyl transferase — translation MNLHDMVRTSVVEFYARRVERRLDLSQGPKHVGVILDGNRRWAKAAGNTTEQGHRAGADKISEMLGWCEETGVQVVTLWLLSTDNLTRPPEQLLPLLGIIEDAVSGLAGSGRWRVHHVGAMDLLPEHTQKVLKEAEQATDAIEGILVNVAVGYGGRQEIADAVRSLLHEHGRRGTSIEDLAEILDIDHIAEHLYTRGQPDPDLVIRTSGEQRLSGFMLWQSAHSEYYFCEVFWPAFRKVDFLRALRDYAARHRRYGA, via the coding sequence ATGAATCTGCACGACATGGTGCGCACCAGCGTGGTCGAGTTCTACGCCCGCCGGGTGGAGCGCCGCCTCGACCTGTCGCAGGGCCCCAAGCACGTCGGCGTGATCCTCGACGGCAACCGGCGCTGGGCGAAGGCGGCCGGCAACACCACCGAGCAGGGGCACCGCGCCGGCGCGGACAAGATCAGCGAGATGCTCGGCTGGTGCGAGGAGACCGGCGTCCAGGTAGTGACGCTGTGGCTGCTGTCCACGGACAACCTCACCCGTCCGCCGGAGCAGCTCCTCCCGCTGCTGGGCATCATCGAGGACGCGGTCTCCGGCCTGGCCGGATCCGGCCGCTGGCGCGTGCACCACGTCGGGGCGATGGACCTGCTCCCCGAGCACACCCAGAAGGTCCTGAAGGAAGCCGAGCAGGCCACGGACGCCATCGAGGGGATACTCGTGAACGTCGCCGTGGGTTACGGCGGCCGCCAGGAGATCGCCGACGCGGTCCGCTCCCTGCTCCACGAGCACGGCCGGCGCGGCACCTCGATCGAGGATCTGGCCGAGATCCTGGACATCGACCACATCGCCGAGCACCTGTACACCCGGGGCCAGCCGGACCCCGATCTGGTCATCCGCACCTCCGGTGAGCAGCGGCTTTCCGGCTTCATGCTCTGGCAGAGCGCCCACAGCGAGTACTACTTCTGTGAGGTGTTCTGGCCGGCCTTCCGCAAGGTCGACTTCCTGCGCGCGCTGCGCGACTACGCGGCGCGCCATCGCCGCTACGGTGCGTAG
- the mgrA gene encoding L-glyceraldehyde 3-phosphate reductase has protein sequence MNVRPTYLPAATRYDDMAYRRSGRSGLKLPAVSLGLWHNFGDDRTLDSQRALLRRAFDLGITHFDLANNYGPPYGSAETNFGTLLAQDFRPYRDELVISTKAGYDMWPGPYGEWGSRKYLLSSLDQSLGRMGLDYVDIFYSHRFDPDTPLEETMGALASAVRQGKALYVGISSYGADRTREAARILRDLGVPALIHQPSYSMINRWIEDDGLLDVLDEQGMGCIPFVPLAQGLLTDKYLNGIPEGSRAAQGKSLDPTVITDEVVRRLRGLNDIAASRGQTLAQLALSWVLRDTRITSALIGASSVRQLEANVAAVGAPALTADELAAIDGFAVESGVNLWSTSSDS, from the coding sequence GTGAACGTACGACCGACCTACCTCCCCGCCGCCACCCGCTACGACGACATGGCCTACCGCCGCTCCGGCCGCAGCGGGCTCAAGCTGCCGGCCGTCTCCCTCGGCCTCTGGCACAACTTCGGCGACGACCGCACGCTCGACTCCCAGCGCGCGCTGCTGCGCCGTGCCTTCGACCTCGGCATCACCCACTTCGACCTCGCCAACAACTACGGCCCGCCCTACGGCTCCGCCGAGACCAACTTCGGGACCCTGCTGGCCCAGGACTTCCGCCCCTACCGCGACGAGCTGGTCATCTCCACCAAGGCCGGCTACGACATGTGGCCCGGCCCCTACGGCGAGTGGGGCAGCCGGAAGTACCTGCTCTCCTCGCTGGACCAGTCGCTCGGGCGCATGGGCCTGGACTACGTCGACATCTTCTACTCCCACCGCTTCGACCCCGACACCCCGCTGGAGGAGACGATGGGCGCCCTCGCCTCCGCCGTCCGGCAGGGCAAGGCGCTGTACGTCGGCATCTCCTCCTACGGCGCCGACCGGACCAGGGAGGCCGCCCGCATCCTGCGCGACCTCGGCGTCCCGGCCCTCATCCACCAGCCCTCGTACTCCATGATCAACCGCTGGATCGAGGACGACGGCCTTCTGGACGTCCTCGACGAGCAGGGCATGGGCTGCATCCCCTTCGTCCCGCTCGCCCAGGGCCTCCTGACGGACAAGTACCTCAACGGCATCCCCGAGGGCTCCCGCGCCGCCCAGGGCAAGTCCCTCGACCCGACGGTCATCACCGACGAGGTCGTACGGCGGCTGCGCGGCCTCAACGACATCGCGGCGTCGCGGGGGCAGACCCTCGCCCAGCTCGCCCTGAGCTGGGTCCTGCGGGACACCCGGATCACCTCCGCGCTCATCGGCGCGTCGAGCGTCCGTCAGCTGGAGGCCAACGTCGCGGCGGTCGGCGCGCCCGCCCTGACGGCGGACGAGCTCGCGGCGATCGACGGCTTCGCGGTCGAGTCCGGCGTCAACCTGTGGTCGACCAGCAGCGATTCCTGA
- a CDS encoding prepilin peptidase: protein MPVPEHVYLTAAAAVWGILAGGFLLPRPAHRLAVEPDEPWRDRDPDGRPFPAGPRGWAGRGPGAVTLAVLCAAAGAALALRVGTRPELAVWLLLVPAGVLMARVDLAVFRLPDVLTLPAGAAVVVLLGACALLPRAAGSWPRALLGGAALFGFYFLLHFINPAGMGFGDVKLAPAVGMALGWYGWWAVFVGTFAGFALGAAVALGLMALRRIDRRTAVPFGPFMLLGALGGVLLAAG, encoded by the coding sequence ATGCCTGTGCCCGAGCATGTCTACCTCACCGCAGCGGCCGCCGTCTGGGGAATCCTGGCCGGTGGCTTTCTCCTGCCGCGACCCGCCCACCGGCTCGCCGTCGAGCCCGACGAGCCCTGGCGGGACCGGGACCCGGACGGCCGTCCTTTTCCGGCGGGCCCGCGCGGCTGGGCGGGGCGGGGGCCGGGCGCGGTGACCCTCGCGGTGCTCTGCGCGGCGGCCGGAGCGGCGCTGGCGCTACGGGTCGGTACGCGGCCGGAGCTGGCGGTGTGGCTGCTGCTGGTGCCGGCCGGGGTGCTCATGGCGCGGGTCGACCTGGCCGTCTTCCGGCTGCCTGACGTACTCACACTTCCGGCCGGGGCGGCGGTCGTTGTCCTCCTCGGCGCCTGCGCGCTGCTGCCCCGGGCCGCCGGGTCCTGGCCCCGGGCGCTGCTGGGCGGGGCCGCGCTGTTCGGGTTCTACTTCCTGTTGCACTTCATCAACCCGGCGGGCATGGGCTTCGGCGATGTGAAGCTCGCGCCGGCGGTCGGAATGGCCCTTGGGTGGTACGGGTGGTGGGCGGTCTTCGTCGGTACGTTCGCGGGCTTCGCCCTGGGCGCGGCGGTGGCTCTGGGGCTGATGGCGCTGCGCCGGATCGACCGCAGGACGGCGGTTCCCTTCGGGCCGTTCATGCTGCTCGGTGCGCTGGGCGGCGTCCTCCTGGCGGCAGGCTAG
- a CDS encoding DUF192 domain-containing protein, which produces MGRWRDGETTLRIEDGAPIPVEIAASYRARTRGLLGRDGLDGGGALLLTPASSVHTLGMRFAIDVAYLDRRLRVLAVRTMPPGRLGRPRLRARHVLEAEAGAMAAWGLRPGVSLRVDPKP; this is translated from the coding sequence ATGGGCCGCTGGCGGGACGGCGAAACGACCCTGCGCATCGAGGACGGCGCCCCCATCCCGGTGGAGATCGCCGCCTCCTACCGGGCCCGCACCCGCGGCCTCCTCGGCCGCGACGGCCTGGACGGCGGCGGCGCCCTGCTCCTCACCCCCGCGTCCAGCGTCCACACCCTCGGCATGCGGTTCGCCATCGACGTCGCCTACCTGGACCGCCGCCTGCGCGTGCTGGCCGTACGCACCATGCCGCCCGGCCGCCTCGGCCGCCCCCGGCTGCGCGCCCGGCACGTCCTGGAGGCGGAGGCGGGCGCGATGGCGGCATGGGGGCTGCGCCCCGGCGTGAGCCTGCGCGTGGACCCGAAGCCGTGA
- a CDS encoding DUF3592 domain-containing protein, which produces MDDSLSAGIILVFALLIALVPLSMIVKVVMRVYWVSRALTGGRRAEGRCVRIYTTRQTHHEDGHTRRSSTRHYVFEFEPQDGRRVRFEDADAPSTTVEGDHVAVAYLPERPEKATVAWDGGKVPYGRAALTVVSLALFVAFAVWLGVTGFIDARGFGSDF; this is translated from the coding sequence ATGGACGACTCGCTCTCCGCGGGGATCATTCTCGTCTTCGCGCTGCTGATCGCGCTGGTGCCGCTGTCGATGATCGTGAAGGTCGTCATGCGCGTGTACTGGGTGAGCAGAGCGCTCACGGGCGGCCGGCGGGCGGAGGGCCGCTGCGTACGGATCTATACGACGCGGCAGACCCACCATGAGGACGGGCACACCCGCCGCTCCTCGACCCGGCACTACGTCTTCGAGTTCGAGCCGCAGGACGGCAGGCGGGTCCGTTTCGAGGACGCGGACGCGCCCTCGACGACCGTCGAGGGCGACCACGTGGCCGTGGCCTACCTCCCGGAGCGGCCGGAGAAGGCGACGGTGGCGTGGGACGGGGGGAAGGTGCCGTACGGGCGGGCGGCGCTGACGGTGGTGTCGCTGGCGCTGTTCGTGGCGTTCGCGGTGTGGCTTGGAGTGACGGGGTTCATCGACGCGCGGGGCTTCGGGTCGGACTTCTGA
- a CDS encoding class I SAM-dependent methyltransferase, producing MATLWELMHDCIPDDHARQVTSRYYVDEVMTAPDPPAQVLDLGCGRGTSAALFRRHNPEVHWFGVDIRDSPEAGQRTRTARTDPVVHYDGIRLPFRSASLPLIYSHQVFEHVSHPRELLAEIHRVLRPRGLFIGSTSQFEPYHSFSLWNYTPYGFRVLAQDAGLHLEEIRPSLDGVALIMRTFHGRPPEYSRYWDEESPLNTDIDHWAAKNKRRPALVNLRKLTFCGQFAFRVRKP from the coding sequence ATGGCGACCCTCTGGGAACTCATGCACGACTGCATCCCCGACGACCACGCCCGCCAGGTCACCTCCCGCTACTACGTCGACGAGGTCATGACCGCCCCCGACCCCCCGGCCCAGGTCCTCGACCTCGGCTGCGGCCGCGGCACCTCCGCCGCCCTCTTCCGCCGCCACAACCCCGAGGTCCACTGGTTCGGCGTCGACATCCGCGACTCCCCCGAGGCCGGCCAGCGCACCCGTACCGCCCGGACCGATCCCGTCGTCCACTACGACGGCATCCGCCTGCCCTTCCGCTCCGCCTCCCTCCCCCTCATCTACTCCCACCAGGTCTTCGAGCACGTCTCCCACCCCCGCGAGCTCCTCGCCGAGATCCACCGCGTACTCCGCCCCCGCGGCCTCTTCATCGGCAGCACCTCCCAGTTCGAGCCCTACCACTCCTTCAGCCTCTGGAACTACACGCCCTACGGCTTCCGCGTCCTCGCCCAGGACGCCGGCCTGCACCTTGAGGAGATCCGCCCCTCCCTCGACGGCGTGGCCCTCATCATGCGGACCTTCCACGGCCGCCCGCCCGAATACAGCCGCTACTGGGACGAGGAGTCCCCCCTCAACACCGACATCGACCACTGGGCCGCCAAGAACAAACGCCGCCCCGCCCTCGTCAACCTCCGCAAGCTCACCTTCTGCGGCCAGTTCGCCTTCCGCGTCCGCAAGCCGTAG
- a CDS encoding type IV toxin-antitoxin system AbiEi family antitoxin domain-containing protein, with product MPLMPLTTGDALVALAASQGGVLLTAQALRGGYPARALERRLLKDGWVRIYRGAWAAPGYGAVDDLLRIRAVQLRHPKLVASHRAAAALHDIELLVDRLEFSGPPGSRSTVGGGGVVHRLPLGALTGEVVEVAGVRVTSVPRTLADLLRGATREEALVAVESAVGVRRSRRVEGAFRRPGITMLHEIDDALGRASVASASGTKVALETLAMADPAAGSPAETVARLRMYEAGLRPRTQVTLVTPSGRRVRPDFLFVGEGLVVEIEGYRWHGSRAAHLDDVRRFNELQACREVRRVLRFTAYEVFHGPQRMLREIRQGLADLSPL from the coding sequence ATGCCTTTGATGCCTTTGACAACGGGGGACGCGCTCGTCGCACTGGCCGCTTCGCAGGGCGGTGTTCTGCTGACCGCGCAGGCGCTGAGGGGCGGATACCCTGCGCGGGCGCTGGAACGGCGGCTTTTGAAAGACGGCTGGGTGCGGATCTATCGCGGGGCGTGGGCCGCGCCCGGGTACGGCGCGGTTGACGACCTTCTGCGGATCCGGGCGGTCCAACTGCGGCATCCGAAATTGGTGGCGAGCCATCGGGCTGCCGCCGCGCTGCATGATATTGAGTTGCTGGTGGACCGGTTGGAGTTCAGCGGCCCGCCGGGGAGCCGGTCGACCGTTGGGGGCGGTGGGGTTGTCCACCGGTTGCCTTTGGGAGCCCTCACGGGGGAGGTCGTGGAGGTCGCCGGGGTGCGGGTCACCTCGGTGCCGCGCACGTTGGCCGATCTGCTGCGAGGGGCGACGCGCGAGGAGGCCCTCGTAGCGGTGGAGTCGGCTGTCGGCGTGCGGCGGTCGCGGCGCGTGGAGGGTGCTTTTCGGCGGCCGGGGATCACGATGCTGCATGAGATCGACGACGCTTTAGGCAGGGCGTCGGTCGCAAGCGCGAGCGGTACGAAGGTGGCGCTGGAAACGCTGGCGATGGCCGATCCGGCGGCCGGGTCTCCGGCGGAGACGGTGGCGCGGCTGCGGATGTACGAGGCAGGGCTGCGGCCGCGTACCCAGGTGACGCTCGTGACGCCGTCCGGCCGTCGGGTGCGACCGGACTTCCTGTTCGTGGGTGAGGGGCTCGTCGTCGAGATCGAGGGGTATCGGTGGCACGGCAGCCGTGCCGCTCACCTGGACGACGTCCGGCGGTTCAACGAATTGCAGGCCTGCCGTGAGGTGCGGCGGGTCCTTCGGTTCACGGCGTACGAGGTCTTCCACGGTCCCCAGCGGATGTTGCGCGAGATCCGGCAGGGGCTCGCTGATCTGTCGCCGTTGTGA
- a CDS encoding DUF397 domain-containing protein — protein MSELMWRKSSFSGDDANRDCIEIAVGAGGLIHIRESENPAVVAITTPAKWDAFVKGVKAGEFDHFAGL, from the coding sequence GTGTCCGAACTCATGTGGCGCAAGTCCAGCTTCTCCGGGGACGACGCGAACCGGGACTGCATCGAGATCGCCGTTGGCGCCGGCGGCCTGATCCATATTCGCGAGAGCGAGAACCCGGCCGTCGTCGCGATAACGACGCCTGCGAAGTGGGATGCCTTCGTCAAGGGGGTCAAGGCGGGGGAGTTCGATCACTTCGCAGGGCTCTGA